One genomic segment of Petrotoga sp. 9PWA.NaAc.5.4 includes these proteins:
- a CDS encoding methylenetetrahydrofolate reductase — MKVVEAIKQSKNPILSFEVIPPKVGGNINNIFEVLDDLIEFSPRFINVTKHANEIEFMEKEGKIEKIIRNKRPGTVGISAAIKNRYKIEVVPHLLCVGYNKYQLEDILIDLNYLEFENVFVIRGDKNRYTWKVEGEYEHASDLVRQISELNQGNYTCPLKKAFPTNFCIGVAGYPEKHVESPNLRKDLEYLKLKVELGAEFIITQMFFDVEYYKNFVKRVREIGIDIPIIAWIKPIESKKSLYTIPKNFFVNIPQKVIQDFDEARSEQDEYKLGIKYTINLIKDLLEIKVPGVHIFTMGRGKAVKEILRELKGVF; from the coding sequence ATGAAAGTGGTGGAAGCTATTAAACAATCAAAAAATCCGATACTTTCCTTTGAAGTAATTCCGCCAAAAGTTGGTGGAAATATTAACAATATCTTCGAAGTTTTAGATGATTTAATAGAATTTTCTCCACGATTTATAAATGTAACTAAGCATGCAAATGAAATAGAATTTATGGAAAAAGAAGGAAAGATTGAAAAAATCATCAGGAATAAACGGCCAGGAACGGTCGGTATAAGTGCCGCCATAAAAAACAGGTATAAAATAGAGGTAGTTCCTCATCTTTTATGTGTAGGTTACAACAAATATCAACTTGAAGATATATTGATAGACCTTAATTATCTTGAATTCGAAAATGTTTTCGTGATACGGGGAGATAAAAACAGATATACATGGAAAGTTGAAGGTGAATATGAACATGCTTCTGATTTAGTTAGGCAAATTAGTGAGCTTAATCAGGGGAATTATACTTGTCCTTTAAAAAAGGCTTTTCCTACCAATTTTTGTATAGGTGTGGCTGGTTATCCTGAAAAACACGTTGAATCACCCAACTTGAGAAAAGATTTAGAATACTTAAAATTAAAAGTAGAGCTGGGAGCTGAATTCATAATAACTCAAATGTTTTTTGATGTGGAGTATTATAAAAATTTTGTTAAAAGAGTTAGAGAAATTGGTATAGATATTCCTATAATTGCATGGATAAAACCTATAGAAAGCAAAAAATCTCTTTATACTATTCCTAAAAATTTTTTTGTGAATATTCCTCAAAAAGTAATTCAAGATTTTGATGAAGCTCGAAGCGAACAAGATGAATATAAGTTAGGTATTAAATATACGATAAATTTAATTAAAGATCTGTTGGAAATAAAAGTACCGGGAGTTCATATTTTTACTATGGGAAGAGGAAAGGCTGTAAAGGAAATTTTAAGAGAATTAAAAGGTGTTTTTTAA
- a CDS encoding DUF1292 domain-containing protein, with product MEKLDFFTLTDEDGNESDFMFVKEIELDGNTYWICQEAFKDDEKQEMVLEEMVAFKVEKEGEKIFLNSIDDEKEFTKVSELWEKMEKEEFQEDYENEEDFGEDDMDDEYEDDWYIEEDEDGEDEEDEDFENKDEY from the coding sequence GTGGAAAAGTTAGATTTTTTTACTTTGACTGATGAGGACGGAAATGAATCTGATTTTATGTTTGTAAAGGAAATAGAATTGGACGGCAATACTTATTGGATATGTCAAGAAGCTTTTAAAGATGACGAAAAACAAGAAATGGTTTTGGAAGAGATGGTGGCTTTTAAAGTGGAAAAAGAAGGCGAAAAAATATTTTTAAATAGTATAGATGATGAAAAAGAGTTTACAAAAGTTTCAGAATTGTGGGAAAAGATGGAAAAGGAAGAATTCCAAGAAGATTATGAAAATGAAGAAGATTTTGGAGAAGACGATATGGATGATGAATACGAAGATGACTGGTATATAGAAGAAGATGAAGATGGAGAAGACGAAGAAGACGAAGATTTTGAAAACAAAGATGAATACTAA
- the ffh gene encoding signal recognition particle protein has translation MFESLQKKLSGVFKNLSGKGKITEKNIKDAVREVKMSLLEADVHYKVVKEFVAKVLEEAVGEKVLESLTPDQEFIRIVRDNLIKLMGSKDNKIIISKNPGFIMLTGLQGSGKTTTAAKLAYMYKKKGKNPLLVAADTYRPAAIDQLMQLGEDIGVPVYTGDKVNAIKIVEESKKYAEKLLHDVVIVDTAGRLHIDENMMEELEKIKYMINPDEILMVVDSMVGQDAVNSAKEFNDRLDISGFIVTKLDGDSRGGVIISIRYITGKPIKLVGIGEKIDDLEEFYPERYAGRILGMGDVLSFIEKVEKEIDKKKAEEDSERFLEGKFDLEDFLDQIKQIRKLGPLSSLLEMIPGVPKEQVDTSKGEQELKKFEAIINSMTPQERKNPRIISYSRKQRIAKGSGTTLQDINKLLKSYEQLKKTMKQMKNFKGRKLMKNLPF, from the coding sequence ATGTTTGAAAGTTTGCAAAAAAAACTTTCTGGAGTTTTTAAAAATCTTTCTGGTAAAGGGAAAATAACTGAAAAGAATATAAAAGATGCTGTCAGAGAAGTTAAAATGTCTCTGTTGGAAGCTGACGTGCATTATAAAGTGGTAAAAGAGTTTGTTGCAAAGGTTCTGGAAGAAGCCGTTGGTGAAAAGGTTCTTGAAAGTTTGACCCCTGATCAAGAATTTATAAGAATAGTTAGAGATAATTTGATAAAGTTAATGGGTAGTAAAGATAATAAGATAATTATTTCCAAAAATCCAGGTTTTATTATGTTAACAGGTCTACAAGGTAGTGGAAAAACTACTACTGCCGCGAAATTAGCTTATATGTATAAAAAGAAAGGAAAGAATCCTTTACTTGTTGCAGCTGATACCTATAGACCGGCAGCTATAGATCAATTGATGCAGTTAGGAGAAGATATAGGTGTTCCTGTTTATACAGGAGATAAAGTAAATGCAATTAAAATTGTGGAAGAAAGTAAAAAATATGCGGAAAAACTTCTACATGATGTAGTAATAGTTGATACGGCAGGAAGATTGCATATAGATGAAAATATGATGGAAGAGTTAGAGAAGATAAAATATATGATTAATCCTGATGAAATATTGATGGTTGTCGATTCAATGGTTGGCCAGGATGCTGTTAATTCAGCAAAAGAATTCAATGATAGGTTGGATATTTCAGGTTTTATAGTAACAAAACTGGATGGAGACTCTCGAGGTGGGGTTATAATTTCCATACGTTATATTACAGGTAAACCTATAAAATTAGTAGGTATAGGAGAAAAAATTGATGATTTAGAGGAGTTTTATCCAGAAAGGTATGCTGGAAGAATTTTAGGAATGGGAGATGTCCTTTCTTTTATAGAAAAAGTAGAGAAAGAAATAGACAAAAAGAAAGCCGAAGAAGATAGTGAAAGGTTTTTAGAAGGTAAATTTGATCTTGAAGATTTTCTTGATCAAATAAAGCAGATAAGAAAATTAGGTCCATTATCGAGTCTGTTAGAAATGATTCCGGGAGTTCCTAAGGAACAGGTAGATACATCTAAGGGTGAACAAGAATTAAAAAAATTTGAAGCAATAATTAACTCTATGACGCCACAGGAAAGAAAAAATCCAAGAATAATATCTTATTCAAGGAAGCAAAGAATTGCAAAGGGTAGTGGGACTACTCTTCAAGATATTAATAAACTTTTAAAATCGTATGAGCAATTGAAGAAAACAATGAAACAAATGAAAAATTTTAAGGGAAGAAAATTAATGAAAAATCTTCCTTTTTAA
- the rpsP gene encoding 30S ribosomal protein S16: MVKIRLSRMGRRHQPFYRIVVVDSRNKRSGKYLESIGYYDPLNESNQYKVDEDKALEWLLKGAQPTDTARRILRKMGVMKRFDQIKYEARKNKENKVNENVAVEQGEINQ, encoded by the coding sequence ATGGTAAAAATTAGGTTAAGTAGAATGGGAAGGAGACATCAACCTTTTTATAGGATTGTTGTTGTTGATTCAAGAAACAAAAGAAGCGGAAAATATTTGGAATCTATAGGTTATTACGATCCTCTCAATGAGTCTAATCAATATAAAGTAGATGAAGATAAAGCTTTGGAATGGCTTTTAAAAGGTGCACAACCTACAGATACGGCAAGAAGAATTCTCAGAAAAATGGGGGTTATGAAAAGGTTTGACCAAATAAAGTATGAGGCAAGAAAAAATAAAGAAAATAAAGTGAATGAAAATGTCGCTGTGGAACAAGGTGAAATTAATCAATGA
- a CDS encoding KH domain-containing protein: MKELLNDILTRIVKHPNEVKIKESDEGENIVFEIYVNSEDVGQIIGKDGRTIKSINILLNAAKKDQDKKFILKVVR, encoded by the coding sequence ATGAAAGAGTTGCTTAACGATATATTAACGAGAATTGTAAAACATCCAAATGAAGTGAAAATAAAAGAAAGTGACGAAGGAGAAAATATTGTTTTTGAAATTTATGTGAATTCTGAAGATGTGGGACAAATTATAGGAAAAGATGGTAGGACCATTAAATCCATAAACATTTTGTTAAATGCTGCAAAGAAGGATCAAGACAAAAAGTTTATTTTAAAAGTTGTTAGGTGA
- the rimM gene encoding ribosome maturation factor RimM (Essential for efficient processing of 16S rRNA), translating to METIESLLSNKISVGKIVNSHGVRGEVKFLPFTNIEEMVKNLNEVFLYNPVTKKYLYSKVLNIKNLNRFFVLSLRGVKGLDEAKKMIGFQIFVEKDELPRLEEDEYYWYEILDAEVYYEDGEYAGKVVEVIQTGANDVISIEKNDGYKKEETLIPMTDYYIIEINKKEKIIKVRKIEWYENESEED from the coding sequence TTGGAAACAATTGAAAGTTTGTTGAGTAATAAAATCTCGGTAGGGAAGATTGTGAATAGCCATGGAGTAAGAGGAGAAGTTAAGTTTTTACCTTTTACAAATATAGAGGAAATGGTAAAAAACTTGAATGAAGTTTTTTTATATAATCCTGTTACTAAAAAATATTTATATAGTAAAGTATTGAATATAAAAAATTTGAATAGATTCTTTGTTCTTTCTTTAAGGGGAGTAAAAGGGTTAGATGAAGCTAAAAAAATGATTGGTTTTCAAATCTTTGTTGAAAAAGATGAGCTTCCCAGGCTTGAAGAAGATGAATATTACTGGTATGAAATTTTAGATGCAGAAGTTTACTATGAAGATGGTGAATATGCGGGTAAAGTTGTGGAGGTTATTCAAACTGGTGCTAATGATGTTATTTCTATAGAAAAAAATGATGGGTATAAAAAAGAAGAAACCCTCATACCTATGACAGATTATTATATAATAGAAATCAATAAGAAAGAAAAGATAATAAAAGTTCGAAAAATTGAGTGGTATGAAAATGAATCTGAAGAAGATTGA
- the trmD gene encoding tRNA (guanosine(37)-N1)-methyltransferase TrmD, whose product MEISVLTIFPEAFQIITQIGVIKKAIQKQIVNFEVLNLRDYTTDKHKVTDRPGYGGKNGMVMLAEPFYRFYDEYLLKKGSKPYIVMPSPQGETLNNQIALELAKKEELIFFCGRYEGIDERVSRLVDKKISIGDYVLTGGELPAMVIIETLLRFVPGVVGSQESVENDSFYNGLLDYSHYTKPAEFRGMKVPEVLLSGDHKKIELFRKKESLLKTILKRPDLFRKKDLNEEEKDLLIEIIIELYDRSFGKNDKENFDD is encoded by the coding sequence ATTGAAATTAGTGTACTAACAATTTTTCCCGAAGCGTTTCAGATAATTACTCAAATTGGAGTTATTAAAAAAGCAATTCAAAAACAAATAGTTAACTTTGAAGTTTTGAATTTAAGAGATTACACTACAGATAAACATAAAGTTACTGATAGACCAGGCTATGGTGGTAAAAATGGAATGGTAATGTTAGCAGAACCTTTTTATAGATTTTATGATGAATATTTATTGAAAAAAGGAAGTAAACCCTACATTGTAATGCCATCACCTCAAGGGGAAACCTTGAACAATCAAATAGCTTTAGAGCTTGCAAAAAAAGAAGAGTTGATTTTTTTTTGTGGTAGATATGAAGGTATTGACGAAAGAGTAAGTAGATTGGTGGATAAAAAGATTTCGATAGGGGATTATGTTTTAACAGGCGGAGAACTTCCAGCGATGGTTATAATTGAAACATTGTTGAGATTTGTACCTGGTGTTGTAGGTTCACAAGAAAGTGTTGAAAACGACTCTTTTTATAATGGTCTTTTAGATTATTCTCATTACACAAAACCTGCTGAGTTTAGAGGCATGAAAGTACCTGAAGTATTACTAAGTGGTGATCACAAAAAGATAGAACTATTTAGAAAAAAAGAAAGTTTGTTAAAAACTATTTTAAAAAGGCCGGATCTTTTCCGAAAAAAAGATTTGAATGAAGAAGAGAAGGATCTTTTAATAGAGATTATAATAGAATTGTATGATAGAAGTTTTGGCAAAAATGATAAGGAGAACTTTGATGATTAA
- a CDS encoding RNA methyltransferase: MINKVYVALIHYPILKKDGSIVSTAVTNFDIHDISRTCRTYNVKNYFLVSNLPAQRKIVERVVEYWTKGFGSDYNPNRKDALDIFRIESYLEDVIEKIEKIEGIKPKIVFTSAKPRNNVVTFSELSQVIRRAEDPILILFGTGWGMPEEIREICDYDLEPIRAKSDFNHLSVRAAVAITLDRLIGEEICYNS; the protein is encoded by the coding sequence ATGATTAATAAAGTTTATGTTGCTTTGATTCATTATCCTATATTAAAAAAAGATGGTTCAATAGTTTCTACGGCAGTTACTAATTTTGATATTCACGATATTTCAAGAACATGCAGAACTTATAATGTGAAGAACTATTTCCTTGTAAGCAATTTGCCTGCACAAAGAAAGATTGTTGAAAGGGTTGTTGAATATTGGACAAAAGGGTTTGGTAGTGATTATAATCCCAATAGGAAAGATGCGTTAGACATATTTCGTATTGAAAGTTATTTAGAAGATGTGATTGAAAAGATTGAAAAGATAGAAGGAATAAAGCCTAAAATTGTTTTCACGTCTGCAAAACCAAGAAACAATGTAGTCACCTTTAGTGAATTGTCACAGGTAATTAGAAGGGCAGAGGATCCTATTCTTATTCTTTTTGGAACGGGTTGGGGTATGCCTGAAGAAATTAGAGAAATATGTGATTATGATTTAGAACCAATAAGGGCAAAATCTGATTTTAATCATCTTTCAGTTCGAGCGGCTGTGGCCATTACACTTGATAGATTGATTGGAGAAGAAATTTGTTATAATTCTTGA
- the rplS gene encoding 50S ribosomal protein L19 translates to MDRLINSVETNYKKENIPEIRPGDTVRVNVKVVEGEGSKQRERIQPFEGIVIKIKGAGIGKTFTVRKIGADRIGVERIFPFHSPTINSVEVIKKGKVRRAKLYYLRDVKGKIRIKERKD, encoded by the coding sequence ATGGACAGATTGATAAATTCAGTTGAAACAAATTATAAGAAGGAAAATATTCCAGAGATTAGACCAGGAGATACGGTGAGAGTTAATGTAAAAGTAGTAGAAGGAGAAGGATCAAAGCAAAGAGAAAGGATACAACCTTTTGAAGGGATTGTTATTAAAATTAAAGGAGCCGGAATAGGAAAAACTTTTACGGTGAGAAAAATAGGAGCAGATAGAATAGGTGTTGAGAGAATATTTCCGTTTCATTCTCCAACTATAAATAGTGTTGAGGTTATTAAGAAAGGAAAAGTAAGAAGAGCAAAACTTTATTATTTAAGGGACGTTAAAGGTAAGATTCGAATCAAAGAGAGGAAGGATTGA
- the lepB gene encoding signal peptidase I, whose amino-acid sequence MKEATKKKIKDETLDWIYAIIYALIFGTIIRLYVFETMMVPTPSMVPTIQVYDRLFVEKVTYEFTEPKRGEIVVFWTPFVDIRAQQQLRAFDRFMDFFAPSEFEGHVKYVKRLVGKPGDTLRLVPVGSEFWENIKSGKIADIPEWLDFIITYYESVDYIPSQIKNKVSLLEINGEIRPEFENIYYLRDAIFEDPNFFEYIAYPEKNSYEISTSNIFFMYKDNFTSRLILGKPTLMWYQEMRDTLLFTDFYEKELAKLNLKSLIFKDEEGLVNVKVPDGYYFFMGDNTLESQDSRFFGFVPVENVIGTTFLRIYPFERFGKI is encoded by the coding sequence TTGAAAGAGGCTACTAAGAAAAAAATAAAAGATGAAACACTTGATTGGATTTACGCAATAATATATGCATTAATATTTGGTACTATCATTAGGTTATATGTCTTTGAGACTATGATGGTACCTACTCCTTCTATGGTGCCAACTATTCAAGTTTATGATAGATTATTTGTAGAAAAAGTTACTTATGAATTTACAGAACCAAAAAGAGGCGAAATAGTTGTATTTTGGACTCCTTTTGTTGATATAAGAGCTCAACAGCAATTGAGAGCATTTGATAGGTTTATGGATTTTTTCGCGCCTTCTGAATTTGAGGGGCATGTGAAATATGTAAAAAGATTAGTTGGTAAGCCAGGAGATACTCTTAGGTTAGTACCCGTTGGGAGTGAATTTTGGGAAAATATTAAAAGTGGAAAGATTGCCGATATTCCCGAATGGTTAGATTTTATAATAACATATTATGAAAGTGTAGATTACATTCCATCTCAAATAAAAAATAAAGTATCTTTATTAGAAATAAATGGTGAAATTAGGCCTGAATTCGAGAATATTTATTATTTACGTGACGCCATCTTTGAAGATCCAAACTTTTTTGAATATATAGCGTATCCAGAAAAAAATAGCTATGAAATATCTACTTCCAATATATTTTTTATGTACAAGGATAATTTTACAAGTAGATTAATTTTAGGAAAGCCTACATTAATGTGGTATCAAGAAATGAGAGATACGTTATTATTTACAGATTTCTATGAAAAAGAGCTTGCTAAGTTAAATTTGAAGAGTTTAATTTTTAAAGATGAGGAAGGATTAGTAAACGTTAAAGTCCCAGACGGCTATTATTTCTTTATGGGCGATAATACGTTAGAAAGTCAAGATAGTAGATTTTTTGGATTTGTACCCGTAGAAAATGTCATTGGTACTACTTTTTTAAGGATTTACCCTTTTGAAAGGTTTGGAAAGATTTAA
- the rsmG gene encoding 16S rRNA (guanine(527)-N(7))-methyltransferase RsmG, translating into MELSPKELENLNNYIKMLINYPINLTSYKDEKKAFENLILDSLIPVMKDERFLNSQNVVDVGTGGGIPGIVWAICFPNKKFYLVDSTRKKIQAVRLFIKKLNLKNVEVFDERVEVFAKKYKEFFDYATCKALSRSDIALEYLSPLVKIGGTIALFKGPSYFSEEIIYVERVEKILKVKKEYEIEYEVGNGEIKKRYLVIFKKVGKIPQKFPREIGFAKKYPLGESTND; encoded by the coding sequence ATGGAATTGTCTCCTAAAGAACTGGAAAATCTAAATAATTATATAAAAATGCTCATAAACTATCCCATAAATTTGACATCTTACAAAGATGAAAAAAAGGCTTTTGAAAATCTTATTTTAGATAGTTTAATTCCTGTCATGAAAGATGAAAGATTTTTAAACTCTCAAAATGTTGTAGATGTGGGTACAGGTGGAGGAATACCTGGTATAGTGTGGGCAATATGTTTCCCAAACAAAAAATTTTATCTTGTTGACAGTACAAGAAAAAAAATACAAGCTGTACGCTTGTTTATCAAAAAATTAAATTTGAAAAATGTCGAAGTATTTGATGAACGTGTTGAAGTTTTTGCTAAAAAATATAAAGAATTTTTTGATTATGCAACTTGTAAAGCTTTATCAAGAAGCGATATTGCTTTGGAGTATTTATCTCCCTTAGTTAAAATTGGTGGAACAATAGCTCTTTTTAAAGGGCCTTCTTATTTCTCGGAAGAAATAATATATGTTGAAAGAGTTGAAAAAATTTTAAAGGTTAAAAAAGAGTATGAAATTGAATATGAAGTAGGAAACGGAGAAATAAAAAAACGTTATTTAGTAATTTTTAAAAAAGTTGGAAAGATACCTCAGAAATTTCCCAGAGAAATCGGGTTTGCAAAGAAATATCCTTTGGGGGAGTCAACAAATGATTAA
- a CDS encoding lipoate--protein ligase family protein gives MIKIIVDDSYEGAMNMALDMVLAERCLQQKISILRIYEWKVPTLSVGKHQKVDNIDWEFLSKEGIDIVRRPTGGRAVLHKNEFTYSFSTFSSNKNLPSDILGSYKKISHALIESLKNLNIYATLETSKNQCLTKDICYDASSLYEIKVNGKKFIGSAQYRTKDFIIQHGSIPLKIDYDRYIRCFKYSHPDLIKEKIKKTVIDLCTIKNTIISKKELAESFKIGFGLIFNEQIIFSSLEIDEIEKANNIKETFEIHL, from the coding sequence ATGATTAAAATAATAGTTGATGATTCTTACGAAGGGGCTATGAATATGGCATTGGATATGGTTTTGGCTGAACGTTGCTTACAACAAAAGATTTCTATACTTCGTATATACGAATGGAAGGTTCCAACTCTTTCTGTTGGGAAACATCAAAAAGTAGATAATATAGATTGGGAATTTCTTAGTAAAGAAGGCATAGATATTGTTAGAAGGCCAACAGGGGGAAGAGCTGTTTTACATAAGAACGAATTTACCTATTCATTTTCGACATTTTCAAGTAATAAAAATTTGCCTTCAGATATTTTAGGAAGCTACAAAAAGATATCTCATGCGTTGATAGAATCTCTTAAAAATTTAAATATTTATGCAACCCTTGAAACTTCAAAAAATCAGTGTTTGACGAAAGATATATGTTATGATGCATCGTCTTTATATGAAATAAAAGTCAACGGTAAAAAATTTATAGGCAGCGCACAATATCGAACAAAGGATTTTATTATACAGCATGGTTCTATTCCTTTGAAAATTGATTATGATAGATATATTAGATGTTTTAAATATTCACACCCAGATTTAATAAAAGAAAAAATCAAAAAAACGGTTATTGACTTATGTACAATAAAAAACACAATAATTTCTAAAAAAGAGTTGGCAGAATCTTTTAAAATTGGGTTTGGATTAATTTTTAATGAGCAAATTATATTTTCATCACTCGAAATAGATGAAATAGAAAAAGCTAACAATATTAAAGAAACATTTGAAATTCATCTCTGA
- a CDS encoding flagellar basal body P-ring protein FlgI encodes MKKLYIFSSLFMIIFLILSSYSFSAVRIKDISNFRGARDNQLFGIGLVTGLSGTGDSGDVPSEMLNNMLVNFNIYLDSYIETKNTALVMVFADIPSFYKEGMRLDVTVAAIGDSRSLENGVLMQTPLYGADNKVYAVAQGNVLTGGTNVRTTSNLQNRYKVVGYVPQGAIIEREIPANIVKDNTVTINLKQPDITTAARVATAINTAFSFKISQAVDPSSIRITVPDYFEDDIISFLALIEEIEVTPDVKAKIVINEKTGTIILGGEVVIDNFTVSYGNFSVSVEKGQISGKPATVANLITALKTSGATPQDIIAIIQAASPYIYADLVVM; translated from the coding sequence ATGAAAAAATTATATATTTTTTCAAGTCTTTTTATGATTATTTTTTTAATTTTAAGTAGTTACTCTTTTTCAGCTGTTAGAATAAAAGATATTTCTAACTTTAGAGGGGCCAGAGATAACCAACTATTTGGAATAGGTTTGGTTACAGGCTTAAGTGGAACAGGAGACTCGGGAGACGTCCCTTCAGAAATGTTGAACAACATGCTTGTTAATTTCAACATCTATTTAGACTCTTACATTGAAACAAAAAATACTGCCCTTGTTATGGTTTTTGCCGATATTCCCTCTTTTTATAAGGAAGGAATGAGGTTAGATGTAACTGTGGCTGCAATAGGTGATTCCAGATCTCTCGAAAATGGTGTATTGATGCAAACACCTCTTTATGGTGCCGACAATAAGGTCTATGCAGTAGCCCAAGGAAATGTCTTAACAGGTGGAACCAATGTAAGAACTACCTCTAATTTACAAAATAGGTATAAAGTCGTTGGGTATGTTCCTCAAGGAGCAATAATTGAAAGAGAGATACCAGCAAATATAGTTAAAGATAATACAGTAACCATCAACTTAAAACAGCCCGATATTACCACAGCCGCAAGAGTCGCAACAGCTATAAATACTGCATTTTCATTTAAAATTTCTCAAGCAGTAGATCCTTCGTCCATAAGGATCACTGTACCAGATTATTTTGAAGACGATATTATCTCTTTTTTAGCCCTTATAGAAGAAATAGAAGTAACTCCTGATGTAAAGGCTAAAATAGTTATTAATGAAAAAACAGGAACAATTATCCTCGGAGGAGAAGTTGTTATAGACAATTTTACTGTCAGCTACGGAAATTTTAGTGTAAGCGTAGAAAAAGGCCAAATAAGTGGTAAACCCGCGACAGTTGCTAATTTAATAACAGCATTGAAAACAAGTGGGGCAACCCCTCAAGACATAATAGCTATTATACAAGCAGCAAGCCCTTATATATATGCGGATTTGGTGGTGATGTAA
- a CDS encoding flagellar basal body L-ring protein FlgH, whose amino-acid sequence MKKTKIYFFLLMSFIFSSIYFAESLWNKKDEEANSMFNYNKVFNVGDVVTIVVSESPSLSLTESFPNYKGASVNSISSVVNNIGGVDLRNFLPIGASDPTQISVQNNQKSASSSAKVQLFISSVIQEKDENGLLKVRGEKEIKVGKNRNTMIVEGYVSPKSIAQDGTVFSSSLVNAKIWYDGDIVFQQDPNEPSWISSILSGIANIFF is encoded by the coding sequence ATGAAAAAAACTAAGATTTACTTTTTTCTATTAATGTCTTTCATTTTTTCTTCTATCTATTTTGCAGAATCTTTATGGAATAAAAAAGATGAAGAAGCTAATTCTATGTTTAATTACAATAAAGTTTTCAATGTTGGCGACGTTGTCACTATTGTAGTTTCCGAAAGTCCTTCACTTTCATTAACTGAAAGTTTTCCCAATTACAAAGGAGCTTCTGTTAACTCAATCAGCTCAGTCGTTAACAACATAGGAGGAGTTGATCTCAGAAACTTCTTGCCAATAGGGGCATCTGATCCTACTCAAATATCTGTACAAAACAATCAAAAAAGTGCTTCATCGAGTGCAAAAGTTCAATTGTTCATATCTTCTGTAATACAAGAGAAAGATGAAAATGGATTATTAAAAGTTAGAGGTGAAAAAGAAATAAAAGTCGGTAAAAATAGAAATACAATGATAGTAGAGGGATACGTATCTCCTAAAAGTATTGCCCAAGATGGAACAGTTTTTTCTTCCAGTTTGGTAAATGCAAAAATTTGGTATGATGGAGATATAGTTTTTCAGCAAGATCCTAATGAACCTTCTTGGATTTCATCTATATTATCAGGAATAGCTAATATATTCTTTTAG